In Candidatus Limnocylindria bacterium, the following proteins share a genomic window:
- a CDS encoding class I fructose-bisphosphate aldolase: protein MPDLAQIARALVAPGKGILAADESTSTIKRRFDTIGVENTEDNRRAYRELLFRAPGIADYISGVILYDETIRQKAADGSPLVKILKDQGIHPGIKVDLGAKPLPFAPGEVVTEGLDGLRERLAEYKGLGAVFSKWRAVITIDGDNIPSDTCIRVNAHALARYAALSQEAGIVPIVEPEVLMDGTHSIERCNEVTIKTLRTVFIQLAAQRVRTDGMLLKPNMVLSGKEAAKRASADEVARYTVECFRQTVPAAVPGIVFLSGGQSDDEATVNLDAINRYAAKVRAPWTLSYSYGRGLQAAPQKAWSGKTANVTAAQRAFQHRAKLTSAAALGKYSPAMEKEGATV, encoded by the coding sequence GTGCCAGATCTCGCGCAGATCGCTCGCGCACTCGTCGCTCCGGGCAAGGGCATCCTCGCAGCGGACGAGAGCACGAGCACCATCAAGAGACGTTTCGACACGATCGGCGTCGAGAACACCGAGGACAACCGCCGCGCGTATCGCGAGCTGCTCTTCCGCGCGCCTGGCATCGCCGACTACATCAGCGGCGTGATCCTCTACGACGAGACGATCCGGCAGAAAGCTGCCGACGGGTCGCCACTGGTGAAGATCCTGAAGGACCAGGGGATCCATCCCGGGATCAAGGTCGACCTCGGCGCGAAGCCACTCCCATTCGCTCCGGGCGAGGTCGTCACCGAGGGCCTCGACGGTCTGCGCGAACGGCTCGCTGAGTACAAGGGACTCGGCGCGGTGTTCAGCAAGTGGCGCGCGGTCATCACCATCGACGGCGACAACATCCCGTCCGACACCTGCATCCGCGTGAACGCGCACGCTCTCGCGCGCTACGCCGCCCTGAGCCAAGAGGCCGGCATCGTCCCGATCGTCGAGCCCGAGGTCCTCATGGACGGCACCCACTCGATCGAGCGTTGCAACGAGGTCACCATCAAGACGCTGCGCACCGTGTTCATCCAACTGGCGGCGCAACGCGTGCGTACCGATGGGATGCTGCTCAAGCCGAACATGGTGCTGTCCGGCAAGGAGGCCGCGAAGCGCGCCTCGGCCGACGAGGTCGCCCGCTACACGGTGGAGTGCTTCCGGCAAACGGTGCCGGCCGCGGTCCCTGGCATCGTGTTCCTCTCCGGGGGCCAATCCGACGATGAGGCCACGGTGAACCTCGACGCGATCAACCGCTACGCGGCGAAGGTCCGCGCGCCGTGGACGCTGTCCTACTCGTATGGCCGCGGCCTGCAGGCCGCGCCGCAGAAGGCGTGGTCGGGGAAGACCGCGAACGTGACCGCGGCGCAGCGCGCGTTCCAGCATCGCGCGAAGCTCACATCCGCTGCAGCGCTCGGGAAATACTCGCCAGCGATGGAAAAGGAAGGCGCGACGGTCTAG